One genomic region from Microcoleus sp. AS-A8 encodes:
- a CDS encoding DUF1294 domain-containing protein, producing the protein MSLLTFVLYADDKSRAKRGGWRTSENTLHLCEFAGGWLGGFVAQRRLRHKSSKRSYQAKFWAIVMIHYIVWLIWLFLGNSIIT; encoded by the coding sequence CTGTACGCTGATGACAAGTCTCGTGCCAAACGAGGGGGCTGGAGAACATCAGAGAACACACTGCATCTGTGTGAATTTGCAGGTGGATGGTTGGGTGGATTTGTAGCCCAACGAAGACTTCGACACAAAAGTAGTAAGAGGTCGTATCAGGCTAAATTTTGGGCGATTGTCATGATTCACTACATCGTTTGGTTGATTTGGCTGTTTTTGGGAAACAGTATAATAACTTAA
- a CDS encoding GH3 auxin-responsive promoter family protein has translation MRWFIKLFEQLLAPSAERFRDALKHPEKAQKRVQQEICDRLIKSEYGKYLGIRSLQAWQQVPIVDYDDLKPWIDGVGGHSSRGTEGKSITHPLQAQLTSEPILFYEKTSGSRSAAKLIPYTKSLRRSFNHMFCVWAHDLIRNGPAFSTGKIYFCISPQFQYCSDKTDLTPLALLTKAPVPYEGRGELDAPLLQGEGLGERLTENAPNLDHSSLQDDSEYLDRWLRWLLHPFLISPGLVHQLRTAEEFKRQLCLALLQAEKLETISIWSPTFLKIHLNYIQTHRTELRQSLKISAERDRLLCEPEIPWTKLWPELKLISCWDSACAADPAQVLHDLFPGVMVQGKGLLATEAPMTIPLIAAQGCVPVLDEVFFEFEDESGEIYLLQDLQIGQEYTIILSQKGGLYRYRIGDRVRVTHYYLNTPCLEFLGRDSSISDLVGEKLHEEFVSEALKELALEGTSFQCLVPTIIPEAHYILLLDKVNTPTNAIAEQLEQFLHQSPHYRHARLLGQLSSVQVLVSQQIPEILTSQRIASGKKWGDIKHSLLCERPIEEDLLVRLKQADSLQQS, from the coding sequence ATGCGCTGGTTCATCAAACTCTTTGAGCAACTTCTCGCCCCAAGCGCTGAACGCTTCCGAGACGCTTTAAAACATCCCGAAAAGGCTCAAAAACGAGTGCAGCAGGAAATTTGCGATCGCCTTATCAAGAGCGAGTACGGCAAGTACCTGGGCATTCGCTCTCTCCAAGCTTGGCAACAAGTTCCGATTGTTGACTACGACGACCTCAAACCCTGGATTGATGGAGTAGGGGGACACAGCAGCAGGGGGACAGAGGGTAAATCAATCACTCATCCATTACAGGCGCAACTCACTAGCGAACCCATCCTTTTTTACGAAAAAACCTCTGGAAGTCGCAGTGCCGCCAAATTGATACCCTACACCAAATCCCTGCGGCGTTCCTTTAATCACATGTTTTGTGTTTGGGCGCATGACCTAATCCGCAATGGCCCTGCTTTTTCAACAGGTAAAATTTACTTCTGCATTTCTCCCCAGTTCCAATACTGTTCGGATAAGACTGACCTAACCCCCCTAGCCCTCCTCACTAAAGCTCCGGTTCCCTACGAGGGAAGGGGGGAGTTAGACGCCCCTCTCCTACAAGGAGAGGGGTTGGGGGAGAGGTTAACCGAGAATGCCCCTAATCTCGATCATTCATCCTTACAAGATGACTCCGAATACCTCGATCGCTGGTTGAGGTGGCTGCTTCATCCCTTTCTAATTTCTCCTGGCTTAGTGCATCAGTTGAGAACGGCAGAGGAGTTTAAGCGGCAGTTATGTCTTGCCTTACTGCAAGCAGAAAAGCTAGAAACCATTTCAATTTGGAGTCCTACTTTTCTCAAGATTCATCTCAATTACATCCAAACGCACCGCACAGAGTTGCGGCAGTCGTTGAAAATATCCGCAGAACGCGATCGCCTACTGTGCGAACCGGAAATTCCTTGGACGAAACTGTGGCCTGAGTTGAAGCTAATTTCCTGCTGGGATAGCGCCTGCGCCGCCGATCCAGCTCAAGTTCTACATGATCTATTTCCGGGTGTCATGGTGCAGGGTAAAGGACTTTTAGCCACAGAAGCGCCGATGACGATTCCCCTAATTGCCGCACAAGGATGCGTTCCCGTACTGGATGAAGTGTTCTTTGAGTTTGAGGATGAATCGGGGGAAATTTATCTGCTGCAAGACCTGCAAATTGGACAGGAATACACCATCATTCTTTCGCAAAAGGGAGGGCTTTACCGCTATCGAATTGGCGATCGCGTGCGTGTTACCCATTACTACCTCAATACCCCATGCCTGGAATTTTTAGGGCGCGATTCCTCCATCAGTGATTTAGTAGGTGAAAAGCTACACGAAGAATTTGTCAGCGAGGCACTCAAAGAATTAGCGTTAGAAGGCACATCGTTTCAGTGCTTAGTGCCTACGATAATTCCGGAAGCGCATTATATTCTCTTACTGGATAAGGTGAATACACCTACTAATGCGATTGCTGAGCAATTAGAACAATTCCTACATCAGTCTCCCCACTATCGCCATGCCCGACTGCTCGGTCAACTCTCTTCAGTTCAGGTTTTAGTCTCTCAGCAAATACCTGAAATATTGACCAGCCAACGAATAGCGTCTGGGAAAAAGTGGGGAGATATTAAACACTCGCTTTTGTGCGAGCGACCGATTGAAGAAGACTTACTGGTCAGGTTGAAGCAAGCCGATTCTTTGCAACAATCTTAA
- a CDS encoding acyl transferase — protein MTLLSKILAYFSTLIILLTIASFLYLCAHPGLVGVGLLLFFLYGFPVLIYRLHQRFYPVEEGISYLCGNEYSPWWGSHQIQVIYIAVPALEAVLRLIPGAFSLWLRLWGAKVGQNVYWTPGLEIADRGLLEIGDRAVFGHHIGIYPHIIKPRKQDLMLYVKKVKIGSDVFLGAGSHFGPGVVVPDGTYLPVATNLYPNQEAKSCAGSSNSLSNFSPQALNASETL, from the coding sequence ATGACGCTCCTGAGTAAAATCCTTGCCTACTTTTCTACCCTAATCATCCTGCTAACCATAGCCTCTTTCCTCTATCTGTGCGCTCATCCAGGGTTGGTCGGCGTGGGACTATTGCTGTTTTTCTTATACGGGTTTCCTGTGCTGATTTATCGCCTCCATCAGCGCTTCTATCCCGTCGAGGAAGGCATTAGCTATCTGTGCGGTAACGAGTATAGCCCTTGGTGGGGTAGCCATCAAATTCAGGTAATTTATATCGCCGTTCCGGCATTGGAAGCCGTGCTACGACTCATTCCCGGTGCTTTTTCCTTGTGGTTGCGCCTCTGGGGGGCAAAAGTGGGTCAAAACGTATACTGGACACCTGGACTGGAAATTGCGGATCGGGGATTGTTGGAAATTGGCGATCGCGCTGTCTTTGGTCATCACATTGGCATCTACCCCCACATCATCAAACCCCGCAAACAAGACTTAATGTTGTACGTCAAAAAAGTCAAGATTGGCAGTGATGTTTTCCTGGGGGCAGGTTCTCATTTTGGCCCCGGCGTTGTCGTCCCAGATGGCACTTATCTACCTGTCGCCACTAACCTTTATCCTAATCAAGAAGCGAAATCATGCGCTGGTTCATCAAACTCTTTGAGCAACTTCTCGCCCCAAGCGCTGAACGCTTCCGAGACGCTTTAA